In the Patescibacteria group bacterium genome, TTTGGATGGTTAATTTGGTTAACCACTCATCACACAAGCGTACTTTTAGGCTTTACACTTATAATGAATGGACTTTGGGTGATTTTCACAGTGACATCATTGACCGTAGCTTTGTTAATCTATTCAACAAAACCTGGTTCGCTAAAAATATTTTATTCGCCACCAAAACCCGATGGACCAACCCGGAAGGCAAAATTATGCCATGGGACAAAGTTGCCTTTACCACCTTAAACATACCGGTTGATGGCTACGAAAGTATGCGCGAGAAGTTTTTGGGTGAGTACCAATATTTGAACTCGCCCAAAATGGTGATGGATGGCGTTTTGCCGGAACACACCGGCGATAGTGCAGACGCAGTTGGCAACTTGTGCGTTGATATCACTTTGGACGCAAACGAATCGGTAGATTTTGATGTAATTTGCGGCGCAGTAGAAAAAGAAGCCGAGGCGACAAAATTGAGGCAAAAATATCTTAGTCACAGCTCGGTTGAAAAAGCGCTTGAACAAGTGCATCAATATTGGGAAGACTATAATAATCACTTAATTGTAGAAACGCCTGACGCCAGTTTTAACACCTCGGTAAATATTTGGAATCGATATCAATGCTGGGTTACCTCGCAATGGTCCGAGATGGACAGTTATTATATCTCCGGCAGCGGCACCTACGGTTTTAGAGACGAATCGCAGCATATTTTTGGTATTTTGCCTCATGATTCCGAGCTGTACCGACAAAAGCTAACCAGTCTAATGACCCATCAATTTAATAACGGCATGACGGTGCATAACTGGAATACATTTAATCAAAAAGGCGAGGTTACCCATCATTCCGACGATCCGCAATGGCTGGCGATGGCAATATTAAATTACATTAACGAAACCGGCAATTTGTCGTTTTTGAGCGAGCTAGTACCATATTACGATAGCGGCTCAGGCGAAGTATATGATCATCTGATTAAAGCGATCGATTATTCACTGGTGCGAGTAAGCAAGCGCGGCATTAGCCTACGCCAGACCGCAGACTGGAATGATGCTTTAGGCGGATCAACCGATGGTCGTGGCGAATCGATGATGGTGGCGAATCAAATTTGCCGCAACATTCAAGATTTATTGCCAATCCTGCTAGCCAGACACAATCAAGAGGCATATGACCACTACCAAAAGCATTTTGATCGCTTAAATAACGCGTTAAATAAATACGCGTGGGACGGCCGATGGTATGTGCGTGCCACCTGTGATAACGGTCAAAAAATCGGAAGCCATACCAATGAAGAAGGAATGATTCACCTAAACGGGCAAACGTGGCCAATTATGTCTGGAGTGGCAGATAAAATTCGAGGCGAAACCGCCATGGATCAGGTATGGAAAAAACTAATGACTCCGTTTGGTCCGGCCATTTTTCTGCCGCCATTTACCGCCAAAAATGCCGATTTGGGAATTATTGCCCAATTTACCCCCGGCACCAAAGAGAATGGCACCATCTTTTTGCACCCGGCCGCTTGGTCGGTTATTGCCGAAAGCGTGCTTGGCCGTGGTGATAAAGCGTTTGAAATATGGCGACGCTCTTCGTTCATCACCCGAAGCCAAGATCCTAAATATAAATCTGAGCCATACGTTTATCCCGAATACATGTACGGCCCGGCACACCCTAAGTTTGGCCAAGGGTCATATACCTGGATTACCGGTTCCGCAGCCTGGTTTTACCGCGCCTGTACAGACTGGATTTTAGGCGTTCGTCCTACACTAGAGGGATTGTTGATTCTGCCCGCAGTACCAAAATCATGGAAAAACTGGAATGTCACACGAGATTTTCGCGGCGCCAGATACGAAATTAGCTTCATAAAATCAAAAAACCGCCATAAGCGGATTAAGATCTCTGTTGACGGAACGGAAATTGACGGAAATGTGGTACCAGACATGGCCGATGGTAAGACACATCAGGTAAAGGTTGAGATATAAGCACTAAATTCGAAGCACGAAGCACGAAAAAAATCACAAATCCCAATTTTTAATTTTTAAACCTTTGAATTTTATATTTGATATTTATTTCGAATTTTTGTTTGGCATGGCCATCTCTAACGCTGCCAACAAATACATAATAGTAGATTCGGCACCACGGTTTTGATTCAAACTGTTACTATGCAGACCGTCAAAGCATGATCCAATTTTTGGGTCCGCAACCTCTAAACCAACCATATTTTTACCGCTAAACCAATCAAACCAAAGTCTGGCCGAGTTTAAGTATTTTTTATTTTTTGTGACGGAATAGGCTTGTTTCAAGGCCAATATAGTCAGAGCAACATCTATTGGTTGCTGGTCAAAAAATGCTCTCTCCCCATCTTTGACAAACCAGCCGTTACTACCAATTGGTGCGGCCACTTTAATATCGTCAGCCAGTGCCATTTCAGTTTGAGATAGTATCCAGTCTAAAGATTTAATCCCCAGATCGATCATTTTTTGATCATTAATCGCCTGTCCACCCCCTAGCAACGCCATCGGAATAAGTGCGTTTGAGTAGGCTAAAATATTTTCAAACCACGGCCAGTTATTTGTTGAATATCGTTCAAACCCTTTTTCAAGATGAATCAATCCGTGCTTAATAATTTGTTTCCCCTGCTCAAAATCAGGATTTTTTCGCACATATGCTGATAATCCGCACAAAGCATAGGCAATTGCCCGAGGAGCGTTTAGCTCTTTAATATGAACGCAGCTAGCCAGTAATAGTTCTTCAGCTAACTTTGCTTGCGATTTATCCACCAAGTTTTCGCATGCCTCACCTAATCCCCAAATTGCGCGCCCAAACGAATCTTCAGAACCGATATCATCTACAAAATGTCGATCGTAACTAACAAAGTTATGCATTTTGCCGTCTTCGCGTTGGCACAAATTAATATATCCTAAATAAATACTGCACAACGAGGTAAATTCTTTGTTTTTAGGCTCAATCTGCTGGCAGCGCGATGCAAAAATCAACGCTCGAGCGTTGTCGTCTAAACAGTACCCATAGCGCAAATCCGGTACATCATATCGAGCGTGTTGAACAATACCGGTTTGATCGGTCAATTTTTTCAGAAAATAGATTGACGGAATTTTAACTTGAGAAAACCGGTTTAATTTCATTTTACCTGTTCGCAATTATTTTTGTCGCAAATACTAGTGAATAAATCGAGATGCTTTAACGCCACATTGTCCCATGTCATCTGACGGCCATAAGCGTAGGCATTTCGGCGAATTTTAAGAGCATAGTTTTTATCGGTCGCCAGCTTAACCACTGCCTTGGCTATCGAATTTTTGTCGCGATATTTTGCAAGCACTCCACGATTCTCATCCAACACTTCTTGCGCATAAATATACGGGGTAGAAACACAAGGTAGCCCGGCGCCAACCGCGTATGCCAAGGTACCGGAGGTAATTTGCTCCGGGTTTAAATATGGGGTGACATAAATATCAGTCGCTTGAAGATATGATATCAGTTCGTCTAAGGTTAGGTATCGATTTTCAAATCGAACGTGCTTTTTGATTCCTAAATCTTTAACCAGTTTGTTTAATTTGCGACGATATTTCTCGCCCTCTTGGCGCTTGACCACCGGATGCGTCTCTCCCAACACCAAATAAATCAAGTTCGGCACGGTCTTAATAATTTCCGGAATAGCACTAATAGCATATTCCAAGCCTTTGCCCTCATTTATCAAACCAAACGTAGACATTACCGTGCGATGTTTTAATCTAAATTTACCTTTGGCTGGCGGATTGATGGCAAAAGTGATGTCTGGCACACCGTGAGGGATCACCACCACTTTATGACGATCGATTTGGTAGTCTTGTTCTAATCGATCAGCGGCAGCGTTAA is a window encoding:
- a CDS encoding glycosyltransferase family 4 protein; translated protein: MSINYAQVLAKKERNIRAIYIGSYIPRQCGIATFTKDLTSSINVLNPLCLAEIVAVNPPENHYDYPWEVKFRFDQNDWKTYTDAAKYINQSSAEIVCLEHEFGLFGGHYGENIVKFLKLLNKPICVTFHTVLPHPDDSLKHVVQQIAEVAETIIVMINAAADRLEQDYQIDRHKVVVIPHGVPDITFAINPPAKGKFRLKHRTVMSTFGLINEGKGLEYAISAIPEIIKTVPNLIYLVLGETHPVVKRQEGEKYRRKLNKLVKDLGIKKHVRFENRYLTLDELISYLQATDIYVTPYLNPEQITSGTLAYAVGAGLPCVSTPYIYAQEVLDENRGVLAKYRDKNSIAKAVVKLATDKNYALKIRRNAYAYGRQMTWDNVALKHLDLFTSICDKNNCEQVK